The Candidatus Binatia bacterium genomic interval CAGCGTCCTCTTACGCATGACGTATCAAAGGTGAAGGAGGATGCGTGATCCGTGATTTGGGCGAGAGACCGATCTCGAGGCCTCTTCATCACGCATCACGGCTCACGACTCCTGCGGTTTCCACCCGATCAGCGCGAAGCCCTGCGGCTGGCTGAAGCGTTGATCGATGTTGGTAAAACCGGCGTCCCGCAACCACGTCGCGATCGTTTCTGGTGACCGGATCGCCGGGCTGGCACCAAACGAATCGACCCCCCTGGCGTTGGGCGTCGCCAGCGTGGTGCAGACAAAGCACCCTCCGGGGCTGAGATACGAGAACGCAAGCCGCATCACCGTGCGCACCGCCTCGTCATCCCGAAGCAGCTGAAACACCCCGACGGCAAGGATGATGTCGGGATCATGCCTGGTCAAATAGCTGGCCTCATCGGTGGCATCACCGACCGCAAACGTAAAGTTCTGGAGATTCTCGACAGCCACCAGTTCTCTGCCGAGGACGAGTTGGCGCGGATCGCGGTCGTGCGCGGCGATGATCAGGTCGTCGCCGCCGTACTCGCGCGCCAGCTCACGCAGATAGGGGGCGGTGCCAGAAGCGAGGTCGAGAATCATCGTCGTCCGTCCCGCCGCCCGCCGCAGGGCGACGATCTCCGCCACGATGGCCTTCGTCGTCTCAGTGCGCTGTCGCAGGCCCTGCCACCGGCGTGAACGCAAAAACTTCTTATCGACCCAACGTCCGAACGGTCCGCTGCCGCACGGCTGATTACGGCAGGCGTACTCGAACACCGCACCCGACTTCGAACCGTAGTCCACCACCAGCCGCAACCCTTCCGAATAGCGGGCAAGAAAACGGACGATGCCTTTAGAACCAAGCAGGGGCACGGGTTTCTACGATCCAGGACGTCGTCACTTAGGATACCTGCGAAATTGTCGCAAGGGCTACGCCAGCTCTTCCTGAACTCCCCGTGCTCGGCAACGGCCGGCCAACCACGCGCCGAGCTGCCCATCGATCCTATCGATCCTGTCGATCCTTGCGGCCGTTGATCCAAGCGCGCTAGAGTGCGGTCTCACATCGGGGAGGGTGGCCATGGCTTACGTTCGCGCGGAGGAGCTTTCGTACACGAAGGTGCGTGCGCTCGACATGAGCCGCACCATTTGCTTCCAGCCGGTCAGCGCCCTCGAAGTCCACGGTCCGCATCTGCCGTTGGGAATGGACCTGTTCATGGCGCGGTGGATGGCGGAAGAGACCGGGCGCCGTTTTGCGGACGCACACCCGGATTGGACCGTCGTGCAGCAACCGCCGCTGCCCCTCGGCACGGACGAGCTGCCGCTGGCAGGCTCGATGAACGCGTCACAACGGACCGTGTACGGTGCGGTCACCGCCCATGGGACGTCGTTGGTCCGGGCCGGCTATCGCTACGTTGTGGTGACCAACGGCCACGGCGGTCCGCGGCACGCGGCGGCGCTCGAGGCTGCCTGCCGCCGGGTCAGCAAACGCCACCGCATTCACATGTTCATTCCATCGAACCTGGCGTTGCATCGGATTGTCACCGGCCAGCGCTTTGACACAGTTGAATCATTGCTTGGTCGCCCGCTCACCGACGCCGAACGCCGCGGGCTACTCGCCGGCGAACACGCAGGGAGCTGGGAGACGTCGTTCATGCTGGCGGAACGGCCGGAACTGGTGGAGCCGGGCTATGGACAGCTGGGTCTCGACGGCCCGCCCCCCTTCAAGCCCCTGGCAAGGCTCGGGGAACGGCTGGTCCGTTGGCGCAGCCGCCGCGGCCGCCAGACGGCAAAACTGCAGGAGGCATTTCATGCCCTGTCAG includes:
- a CDS encoding creatininase family protein, which produces MAYVRAEELSYTKVRALDMSRTICFQPVSALEVHGPHLPLGMDLFMARWMAEETGRRFADAHPDWTVVQQPPLPLGTDELPLAGSMNASQRTVYGAVTAHGTSLVRAGYRYVVVTNGHGGPRHAAALEAACRRVSKRHRIHMFIPSNLALHRIVTGQRFDTVESLLGRPLTDAERRGLLAGEHAGSWETSFMLAERPELVEPGYGQLGLDGPPPFKPLARLGERLVRWRSRRGRQTAKLQEAFHALSGGIGWLLNARYGYGGPVVSYQGDPSVASAELGRTFREVMAQECLAMVEAVTAGRLGATDVRSIASDYAAIQPHFWPRLGFALAAVVLAIVFF
- a CDS encoding class I SAM-dependent methyltransferase family protein, encoding MPLLGSKGIVRFLARYSEGLRLVVDYGSKSGAVFEYACRNQPCGSGPFGRWVDKKFLRSRRWQGLRQRTETTKAIVAEIVALRRAAGRTTMILDLASGTAPYLRELAREYGGDDLIIAAHDRDPRQLVLGRELVAVENLQNFTFAVGDATDEASYLTRHDPDIILAVGVFQLLRDDEAVRTVMRLAFSYLSPGGCFVCTTLATPNARGVDSFGASPAIRSPETIATWLRDAGFTNIDQRFSQPQGFALIGWKPQES